A stretch of the Armatimonadota bacterium genome encodes the following:
- a CDS encoding 2-dehydropantoate 2-reductase N-terminal domain-containing protein — translation MSRIAVLGAGSWGTALSLLLARKGNEVKLWVWDPSQAAEMEKAGENPKFLPGFPFPSNLTFTTSMPEAVEGAESVIFVVVSEGIVEAAKSLKKCLPRG, via the coding sequence ATGAGCCGAATTGCCGTATTGGGTGCCGGCAGTTGGGGAACGGCGCTCTCGCTCCTTCTCGCAAGAAAAGGCAACGAAGTCAAATTGTGGGTCTGGGATCCCTCCCAGGCAGCTGAAATGGAAAAAGCCGGTGAAAACCCCAAGTTTCTGCCAGGCTTTCCCTTCCCTAGCAACCTAACCTTTACAACTTCGATGCCGGAGGCAGTCGAGGGTGCTGAGTCGGTCATATTTGTTGTTGTCTCAGAAGGCATCGTGGAAGCGGCTAAGTCTCTTAAGAAGTGCCTTCCACGTGGGAT